TTACCCAAGCTTCCTTATATGGTGGTGGGGAGTGCTACAAGAGGGCAAAAGTGGAAGCTGCAAAGCAACATGTGCCTAAGTTCCAGAACTTACGAAACATGGCTTTTGCTACATTCCATTGGTCAAAGCCAGGTACAACACCGAGACAAATTTAAGTTAGAGAAATAGATTCCACCTGTTGGCAGAAAGAAGTATAAAATAGTGTAGCTATGTTTTTAAGCAACCAGAGATTCCATAACCACCCATTCAGTTAAAAAAAGTTTGCTTTAGTGACCTGATGTATGTCTATCCAGAGCTCTAGGGTGGTATTATTCCAGCTTTTACTAACTCAAAGGAGCATCAGCTCTCTTCCATTCCTGTTTTTGTCTTATATTCAactaatttttataaagtgatttgcttattttcttatcGAGTTTATGTCTTGATACTGCATGCATCTCAACTCAGTCCCATGACCTCCTACGGGATTTTTGTGCCCAGAGCTGAACAGTGTCTTGATTGCCAAAGTTGTTCAGCAACACTGAAATACAGACACAGCTACTTAACTTGATCTGAAAGGAGCTTGAGGTCCTGTGAAAAGAAAATTCTCACCATCAACAAATGAGATTAGATTTATATAAACAAAGTTTGTATAGACAATATAAACTCCAAAAGAGGGAAATTTGATACATCTAAGAAAATGTCTTGCCAGACACAATGGCACACCCTACAATTCCACCAACTCAGGagatggaagcaggaggatcacaagtttgagaccagcctcagcaacttaacaaggccctaagcaacttagtaacaccctgtttcaaaataacaaataaaaggggctggggatgttaagCATAAGATATCAAGCAGAATAAGCCACACTAAGCAATAAGACCTGGTGACAGAACAGGCAGTAACAGAGCAAGAGTGTGCATGACCACCTTCTGAAACAGCCTATCTGTCCCTCCCCACGCAGCCCCAGACTCTTACAATTTTCTATACTCTTGGAGAATGGTTAGACTGTGATAGAAAGAAAAGTCTTGTGAAACTAGGCACTCAAAACTGAAAAGGGCAAAAGGAGAAGCAAAAATCAAGCAAAGAACTGACAGTCCAGTGCAGTCAACAAGGTTTCAGGCAGCATGACATGGGCAACTCACAGCTAGCAGCTTGAGATGTGGGCAATGGCTTAAGTAACCCTAACCGTGTGTCACAGATGGTTTGTGTCCTCAAAGAAGAACAGCTACCCCATGGCCAGTGGCAGTGCTGATTATGTTCAAACGTGCGGGGAAGCAtaacatttgttaaaatgttgaACAACTAGATAAATAGTTTTGCTTACTCCAAGTATTATTCTTCATCTTTACCAACCCAAAGATATTCAAGGCCTAAGTttacaaaatgaatgaatcaacatGGGGAAGGTTTTACTTACAAAACCCTTCATTTAAGCCAAAATCATTTGTAGTCATCATTCATGTAAACACTATGAAGAAAGCATGCcagtatcttttcattttagatttgATGTATTGCACCTACTTATACAACAGAGATACCTTATACAACAGAGATGCATGATTACTCTTTGTTATTATATGTGACAGTTATGATTATTAACTGTAGCCATAAAAATTCATCAGGATTTCAAGAAAAGTTCATTTCCCAATTGTAGGCTCACTTTATAAATGACCATTCTATTATACTCAGTGCACACTCATAGGATTTGTCTCTTCTTTCATAATAAATCtcaaatttatcaatattgaAGCATCTGCATGGCTACAACTCTAGGCAAATATACTACCAATTTTCACCTACTTTACTACAAAAGCCTCCTAAAcaggtcttatttttttttttctactcttacTTCCTTAAATCATTTCTTCAgtgctagagatgtggctcagtggtatggcATAGCCTGGTACCTATAAGGCCCcaggttggatccccagcacagaaaaaaaaaaaataaaagtactttgtTCTCCAGATAGAAGTCAGAGTGGTATTCTTAGCTGACAACAGCATCTTAtcattcctctgcttgaaacctttCAGTGATTTCCAATAACAGCATAGAGTTGAAAGGGGGACggatatatgaaaagataaagTTCAAGACTAAATAAGGGCCAGATGATGAAGAGATTTATAGCCACATTAATGAGCTTAAACTTTCTCCTGAAGGTTATAAGGAGGCACTGGAGTTGTAGCAAGGTGTGATATGGTAATATCTGTACTATAGGAAGAAAAATTTAGGGGCAGAGCCAACATTAAAGATGTACTTGCATCATAACACTACATGATAtttcattaatatgtacaattttcagacttttattatcactttgaaaatgttcaaagctttaaaaagaaaaaaaaaaaaaaactttgattcCAGCAGGTAACATCATCTCAGATCTATGGGTTACATGCTCCATCGGGATGCACAGGCTGACCTGAACACAAAGATGACTATAACTCATGTCCCACCCTTCACAGCAGCTAAAAGGATATAACTCCCATAACAGATAAGCTATTAAAATGATgaagttattttttcctctgcaagttatacttttttttttttttttacttctaaagTGAATGTGGTGAAACATGCTAGTAATCCCAGCtccgtgggaggctgaggctgaggctgaggctggagcatACCAAGTTTAATTCCAACATgagcaacccagcaagaccctatcacaaaaataaaataaattaagttgggcatggtggttcacaccaataatcccaatgactctggagactgaggcaggaggattgcaagttccagtctgagcaacttagtgagaccctaaacaatttggcaagaactgtctcaaaacaaattcaaaaggggactgggtatgtggcttagtggttaagcatccctgggttcaatccccagttacccaCCCCAGttacccaaaaagaaaagaaataaagaaataatagtgCCTGCTCCATAGAATTGTAAGGAACCAATAAGTTTGTATATGGAAAACATTCATTAAGTGTACCACTACTGATAATGAAGATGAGAGGGAGCATTCTACAGATCACTCAGCCTTCATTCCTAAGAATGTTCATCAAAAGAACTCTGACAATGTGACATGCTGATTTTACAGGTGAGTCTAAGAGATATTTCTAATTATACTGGTCATGCCAAAATATCTCCAAATGCTTTTAGAATAAATCCAAAGCCCTCTTGCCACAATCAAGACTCTGAAACTATAATTTGCAAGACACAAGTTGCCAGACTTGCCATCATTTATAAGAGTATGTTCATATATATCTGATTTTAAATCAATTAACAGGTAGACAGAAATTCAGTTTGATCATTTATCTACTATAAGGTTAAGTCATACAATGCATTAATGGTGAACTCACCTTCACCACCACTGCTTTACTATTGATGGAAATCATCGGTAAGTCAAAATTGTCTTTAGTTCATTTCCACTGTGAAGGTATAAGAATATTGAGGTATAAGAATATTGGCAGTAGTGCAATAAAGGTGAAAATCAGCTttggtttgaaatattttacattgaaATATAAGGAGAATGAGCAGAAAGCATTTCTAAGTTATGTTTAAAAAGCATCCAAGTAAAAATACTGTGTAGTTATCTTGAATATTAAATGATTTAGATTTATCATCCAGCTCAGGTCTGAAGCACAGGAAGCTCCAGTACCAGCTCCAGTCCCCTTACTTGGTGAGGGTACTAGGAATACACAATAGCACGGTAACACACCTAAATGTAACCTAGTGCACTGCATTAAGAGAGATCAAAAAtttcaatgactttatttttccaATCATCTTCGAGGACAGAGTTGCATTTTGGTTTATCTTTAAGAGTGTTTAGGACATCTTCCTGTAACCCACAAGCTGATAGAACAGTTTCCACATTGCTGCCTTCATCTCCTTGTTCCTGAATGTGTAGATCACTGGATTCAGAAAAGGAGTGAGAACTGCATCAAAGATAGCAAGAAATTTGTCCACGTGAGATGAAGGGAAAGGCCAGGTGTAGAAGAAGATTAATGGTCCAAAGAATAAAACTACCACCATGACATGAGCTGATAAAGTAGAGAGGTCCTTGGATAAACCACCTGAGGAGTGTTTCTGAACAGTAACCAGAATGAAGATGTAAGAAAGGATAAGTATAAAGAAGGACCCCACAGAAATGAGTCCACTGTTGGCTGTGACCATGAACTCCAGTCTATTGGTCTTCGTGCAAGCAAGTTTAATGAGCTGAGGGAGATCACAGTAAAAGCTGTCCAGTACATTCGGGCCACAAAAGGGCAGGTCTACAACAAAAGCCAATTGGGCCACTGTGTGGATGAGGCCAAGGATCCAGGCAACAGccaaaattaaaatgcacatttgTGGGCTCATGATGGTCAGGTAGTGCAGAGGCTTGCATATGGCCACATACCTGTCAAAGGCCATGGCTATGAGCAGCACCATTTCTGTGCCCCCGATAGCATGAATAAAGAAGATCTGAGCTATACAACCCCCAAAAGAGATTGCTTTGTGTTTTCTAAAAAGGTCATAAATCATTTTGGGGGCTGCAATAGAGCAGACTCCCAGATCAAGAAATGAGAGATTCGCCAGcaagaagtacatgggggaatGTAGGTTAGAGTCAGAAGTGACAGAGAACACAATGAGGAGGTTTCCCATAAGACTTGCCAAgtagaacacagaagaaaagaggaaaaggaagagctgGATCTCCCAAGAGTTGGAAAGTCCCAGGAACACAAACTCGGACACCACAGAGTGGTTGGCTCCATCCATTGTCTCAGAGAGCAGAACTGTCTCAAACATTacctgaaagagaaaggaaagtaaCAAAAAAAGTAATCAAGCTTTGTGGGGAGTCAAAACTACATGAGTTTCAACTTATAAGGAAAAACTACTTGTTTTTGCCTATAGCTGCAAAAACAAGTCACTGCTTCTATCTTCTAGACTCCCTAAAATTCTCCACCTTTGAAAAAGAGATTaggcaaaaaaaattatgaatcacAAGATTATGGGAGGATTAGGAATTCTCTGCAATAATACGATGAGgggggaaaggaaatggaaatgaactCTGATTTCTTCCTCACAGTTTATTACTCCTGCGTATGTAGTTCCCAAGCCTCCAGCAATTTCTCATAGCCTTGATTTTCCTCATCTCTTTACTCTCACTCTCCTTAATACTCTCTCATGGTTAGCTTCATGTTTTGTCACATCATATTCCCTTTTTCCTCATGAGGGAGGAGATAATGTAGAAGCCCTAAAGTTTCCCACTTTGGTCACTCAGTCCAAGGCGTAGAGGGATTACACAGCCTGGGCTATGACAGCATTCTGGTAAAGTGAAAAGTCAGAAAAGAGATTCATAATGCAGAATCTAAACCTGGATGCAGTACAAACAAggtaacaaacaaaaatacacaagAATGATTCTTGTAGATCACCATCCATGCCACATTAACTTTCCAGCATTCCTGGAATGATGGAAAGCACTTCGGACTTCAAATCAAAAGAATGTGAACAAGTCCTACCCTGACCTGAGGGAACTCAAGTGCTCAAGTTCTTTCTCCCATCCCTCCAAACTCAACTCACTTCTTGAACCCAGTTTcatcatctgtgaaataaagggGCTGAGGCAGGTGATGTTAAGGAATCCTTTCAAGTGcaacttttctattattttatcattcagtGCTTTGTATCAACCATACAAAGATAAATAGATttcaaatcacacacacacacacacagtctagTGTAATGGAGCTCACCACAATGTTGATAGTCTCTTCATTCCACTGCTACTATATTGGCATCTTTTCCCTTATTTGCAGTTGGCTGTATCTCATATCCCATAGAAAGCCCTCTCTTCAAATTAATCTCCCTTATCTCTATTCATTCTGTGACTCATTTAACAAGATTGCAAATATgctatatcatttattttgtcatttcttgGAATCAATttaaatcaatcaacaaacatctTTTAAAAGCCCATCATGCCCAGTGCACACTCTGAACTTCCTGAAGTACCATTTAAGACTTTTGcactaataaataataaaataaactattttaaaatgtcaaaaaaaaaaaaaaggcccaggatggtagcacacacctgtaatcccagcaattttggtgattgaagcaggaggatcacaagttcaaagccagcctcagcaacttagcaagttcctgagcaacttagtgagaccctatctcaaaatttaaaaaaattatggagggctggggatgtagctcagtggttaaacactgctgggttcaatcctcaggacaaaaagaaaaatgtcaaatgagTAATATGATcatgggatttttaaaacataaaagatacCCATGAATCTAGATGATTAGGGCTGTCTTGAGAGTGAAATCATAACCTGTGCTGCAGTAAAAGAAATGGATCTAATCTAGTTCAACATACAGCATCATATCAAAGTTTAAAGAATTACCAAATCATTTCTCAAGTCTGAGGGGATGATACTAAAGAATTGATGAATCATGGgactggggtcatagctcagtggtgctTACCCAGcacgtttgaggcactgggttagatcctcagcaccacataaaaataaataagtaaaataaatatattgtgtccatctacaactcaaaaaatatttttaaaaaattgctgaatCACCCCCAGTCTACCACAATGGTTGTTGAGTTATCTatggaaataatgataaaaaacaaaaacaaaaatagtgacCGCCATGTGTAAGATATAATTACACCTTTACAGACACTATCTTGTTTGATATCTATGAAAACCATGAAAAAGGGTATTATTGACTCCTTTTTATAGTTAACAGTAATTAAGATCAAGAAGAAGTGAGGTGCCAGATCAGGGAGTGGTAGACCTGATTTGATCCTCCTGGCTGCTCTCATCCAACATGTAATAGACAGCTTTTTCTTATGACTTTCCAGTTGTTGCACATACCTTAGACCCTTTCTGAGTGCCCCGTGTTCTACTCTCAGCACTCTGGGCAAATCTAAGTGAGAAAGAAGACAGATTTGTCCTCCAACATTCAAAGCATGAGGGTTTCTTAAGCTACTTCAAATGgatccatgattttttttctggctcTTTAAATAAACATGGTAGGAGAATGTGAATCCATACACTACCTGCAGTTCAGAGCATCCTGACTGTGCTTTCAGAACGCTAATGTCTTGATCCCCAAAGAACCATTTAGCATTTCACTGAAGAGACTTAGTTCTTACCTTCTCTAGTGAGTGGATAAAGAAGCAAAGGCCCTCTGTCTCCATACCCTGtagaaggctctctcttcacattgattatGCAAATCTCTCTTTTCTGTAATTCATTTTGTGACTCAATTAACATATCATTGCAAATATGctgaatcatttattttgtatttattataataatttgtaCTCAATCAATGAACATTTACTGTATGCCCATCATGCCCAATGGACACACTGAACTTTTTGAAGTATTAAAATATTCACTTCCCTTAAGGCTTTTACGTTTTTAGCACACCTACAACATGTctctatgtcaaaatgaactccagcACTAATGCAAGTAGGTTCTATTCACACCTCCAAGACTTTCTCCTTAACATTCTAATCCCCCCTTTCTGACTTCAACCTCTAATTGATATCAATGtctaaaaaccaagaaagaaatccCAGTTTCTGTGtcctttctcttcttgttttattGATGCTTGCTCATTAAGCTCAGCTAAAGCTGCTTCCCTTGTGCAAGGTAATATTTAATTGATTCCTTTACAAAATAATACTGTCACTAGAAAcatctatttaataaaaattgtcCTTAGGGACTTTAAC
The Sciurus carolinensis chromosome 2, mSciCar1.2, whole genome shotgun sequence DNA segment above includes these coding regions:
- the LOC124977297 gene encoding olfactory receptor 4F15-like translates to MDGANHSVVSEFVFLGLSNSWEIQLFLFLFSSVFYLASLMGNLLIVFSVTSDSNLHSPMYFLLANLSFLDLGVCSIAAPKMIYDLFRKHKAISFGGCIAQIFFIHAIGGTEMVLLIAMAFDRYVAICKPLHYLTIMSPQMCILILAVAWILGLIHTVAQLAFVVDLPFCGPNVLDSFYCDLPQLIKLACTKTNRLEFMVTANSGLISVGSFFILILSYIFILVTVQKHSSGGLSKDLSTLSAHVMVVVLFFGPLIFFYTWPFPSSHVDKFLAIFDAVLTPFLNPVIYTFRNKEMKAAMWKLFYQLVGYRKMS